In Leopardus geoffroyi isolate Oge1 chromosome D1, O.geoffroyi_Oge1_pat1.0, whole genome shotgun sequence, a single window of DNA contains:
- the CD1H11orf68 gene encoding UPF0696 protein C11orf68 homolog isoform X3 — protein sequence MEPGEEMEEEDSPGGREDGFTAEHLAAEAMAADMDPWLVFDARTTPAAELDAWLAKYPPSQVTRYGDPGSPNSEPVGWIAAYGQGYVPNSGDVQGLQAAWEVLQTSGRPVTPSTLRQLAITHHVLSGKWLIHLAPGFKLDHAWAGIARAVVEGRLQVAKVSPRARERGRQVICVYTDDFTDRLGVLEADAAIRAAGIKCLLTYKPDVYTYLGIYRANRWHLCPTLYESRFQLGGGARGSRVLDRANNVELT from the coding sequence ATGGAGCCTGGTGAAGAAATGGAGGAGGAAGACTCTCCGGGCGGCCGTGAGGATGGCTTCACTGCCGAGCACCTGGCCGCAGAGGCCATGGCAGCCGACATGGACCCCTGGCTGGTGTTTGATGCCCGCACCACACCTGCCGCTGAGCTGGATGCCTGGCTGGCCAAGTACCCACCATCCCAAGTTACTCGCTATGGGGACCCTGGCTCACCCAACTCCGAGCCTGTGGGCTGGATTGCAGCATATGGGCAGGGCTATGTCCCCAACTCGGGCGATGTGCAGGGCCTGCAGGCAGCCTGGGAGGTTCTGCAGACCAGCGGGCGGCCCGTCACACCGAGCACCCTGCGCCAGCTGGCCATCACCCATCACGTGCTCTCTGGCAAGTGGCTGATCCACCTGGCACCTGGCTTCAAGCTGGACCATGCCTGGGCTGGCATTGCTCGGGCTGTGGTCGAGGGCCGGCTTCAGGTGGCCAAGGTGAGCCCCCGGGCCAGGGAGCGTGGGCGCCAGGTCATCTGTGTTTACACGGATGACTTCACGGACCGCTTGGGTGTACTGGAGGCGGATGCGGCCATCCGCGCAGCGGGCATTAAGTGCCTGCTCACCTACAAGCCTGACGTCTACACCTACCTGGGCATCTATCGGGCCAACCGTTGGCACCTGTGCCCCACTCTCTATGAGAGTCGTTTCCAGCTGGGGGGCGGTGCCCGTGGCTCCCGTGTGCTGGACCGCGCCAACAATGTGGAACTGACCTAG
- the CD1H11orf68 gene encoding UPF0696 protein C11orf68 homolog isoform X1, with the protein MAAAAAVAGAGRGGGSGGGSGAEPRQERSRARGWSGAERGEGRSRMEPGEEMEEEDSPGGREDGFTAEHLAAEAMAADMDPWLVFDARTTPAAELDAWLAKYPPSQVTRYGDPGSPNSEPVGWIAAYGQGYVPNSGDVQGLQAAWEVLQTSGRPVTPSTLRQLAITHHVLSGKWLIHLAPGFKLDHAWAGIARAVVEGRLQVAKVSPRARERGRQVICVYTDDFTDRLGVLEADAAIRAAGIKCLLTYKPDVYTYLGIYRANRWHLCPTLYESRFQLGGGARGSRVLDRANNVELT; encoded by the exons ATGGCGGCGGCGGCAGccgtggcgggggcggggcgcggcggcggcagcggcggcggcagcggcgcgGAGCCCCGGCAGGAGCGGAGCCGGGCGCGGGGCTGGAGCGGCGCCGAGCGCGGCGAAGGCCGGAG CAGGATGGAGCCTGGTGAAGAAATGGAGGAGGAAGACTCTCCGGGCGGCCGTGAGGATGGCTTCACTGCCGAGCACCTGGCCGCAGAGGCCATGGCAGCCGACATGGACCCCTGGCTGGTGTTTGATGCCCGCACCACACCTGCCGCTGAGCTGGATGCCTGGCTGGCCAAGTACCCACCATCCCAAGTTACTCGCTATGGGGACCCTGGCTCACCCAACTCCGAGCCTGTGGGCTGGATTGCAGCATATGGGCAGGGCTATGTCCCCAACTCGGGCGATGTGCAGGGCCTGCAGGCAGCCTGGGAGGTTCTGCAGACCAGCGGGCGGCCCGTCACACCGAGCACCCTGCGCCAGCTGGCCATCACCCATCACGTGCTCTCTGGCAAGTGGCTGATCCACCTGGCACCTGGCTTCAAGCTGGACCATGCCTGGGCTGGCATTGCTCGGGCTGTGGTCGAGGGCCGGCTTCAGGTGGCCAAGGTGAGCCCCCGGGCCAGGGAGCGTGGGCGCCAGGTCATCTGTGTTTACACGGATGACTTCACGGACCGCTTGGGTGTACTGGAGGCGGATGCGGCCATCCGCGCAGCGGGCATTAAGTGCCTGCTCACCTACAAGCCTGACGTCTACACCTACCTGGGCATCTATCGGGCCAACCGTTGGCACCTGTGCCCCACTCTCTATGAGAGTCGTTTCCAGCTGGGGGGCGGTGCCCGTGGCTCCCGTGTGCTGGACCGCGCCAACAATGTGGAACTGACCTAG
- the DRAP1 gene encoding dr1-associated corepressor isoform X2, whose protein sequence is MPSKKKKYNARFPPARIKKIMQTDEEIGKVAAAVPVIISRALELFLESLLKKACQVTQSRNAKTMTTSHLKQCIELEQQFDFLKDLVASVPDMQGDGEDNHMDGDKGPRRGRKPGSGGRKNGGMGSKGKDKKLSGTDSEQEDESDDTDTDGEEETSQAPPQASQPPAHFQSPPTPFMPFTSSLPLPPAPPGPSAPDAEDEEDYDS, encoded by the exons ATGCCGAGCAAGAAGAAGAAGTATAACGCGCGGTTCCCGCCG GCGCGGATCAAGAAGATCATGCAAACTGACGAAGAGATTGGGAAGGTGGCGGCGGCTGTGCCTGTCATCATCT CCCGGGCGCTTGAGCTCTTCCTGGAGTCGCTGTTGAAGAAGGCCTGCCAGGTGACCCAGTCCCGAAACGCCAAGACCATGACCACATCCCACCT gaagcagTGCATTGAGCTGGAGCAGCAGTTTGACTTCTTGAAGGACCTGGTGGCCTCGGTGCCCGACATGCAGGGAGACGGGGAAGACAACCACATGGATGGGGACAAGGGTCCCCGCAG GGGCCGGAAGCCAGGCAGCGGTGGCCGGAAGAATGGTGGGATGGGAAGCAAAGGCAAGGACAAGAAGCTGTCGGGGACGGACTCGGAGCAGGAG GATGAGTCTGACGACACCGACACTGATGGGGAAGAGGAGACGTCACAGGCTCCACCACAGGCCAGCCAACCCCCTGCCCACTTTCAGAG CCCCCCGACACCCTTCATGCCCTTCACCTCGAGTCTGCCTCTGCCCCCGGCCCCCCCGGGCCCCTCAGCACCTGACGCAGAGGATGAAGAAGACTATGACTCCTAG
- the CD1H11orf68 gene encoding UPF0696 protein C11orf68 homolog isoform X2 encodes MAAAAAVAGAGRGGGSGGGSGAEPRQERSRARGWSGAERGEGRRMEPGEEMEEEDSPGGREDGFTAEHLAAEAMAADMDPWLVFDARTTPAAELDAWLAKYPPSQVTRYGDPGSPNSEPVGWIAAYGQGYVPNSGDVQGLQAAWEVLQTSGRPVTPSTLRQLAITHHVLSGKWLIHLAPGFKLDHAWAGIARAVVEGRLQVAKVSPRARERGRQVICVYTDDFTDRLGVLEADAAIRAAGIKCLLTYKPDVYTYLGIYRANRWHLCPTLYESRFQLGGGARGSRVLDRANNVELT; translated from the exons ATGGCGGCGGCGGCAGccgtggcgggggcggggcgcggcggcggcagcggcggcggcagcggcgcgGAGCCCCGGCAGGAGCGGAGCCGGGCGCGGGGCTGGAGCGGCGCCGAGCGCGGCGAAGGCCGGAG GATGGAGCCTGGTGAAGAAATGGAGGAGGAAGACTCTCCGGGCGGCCGTGAGGATGGCTTCACTGCCGAGCACCTGGCCGCAGAGGCCATGGCAGCCGACATGGACCCCTGGCTGGTGTTTGATGCCCGCACCACACCTGCCGCTGAGCTGGATGCCTGGCTGGCCAAGTACCCACCATCCCAAGTTACTCGCTATGGGGACCCTGGCTCACCCAACTCCGAGCCTGTGGGCTGGATTGCAGCATATGGGCAGGGCTATGTCCCCAACTCGGGCGATGTGCAGGGCCTGCAGGCAGCCTGGGAGGTTCTGCAGACCAGCGGGCGGCCCGTCACACCGAGCACCCTGCGCCAGCTGGCCATCACCCATCACGTGCTCTCTGGCAAGTGGCTGATCCACCTGGCACCTGGCTTCAAGCTGGACCATGCCTGGGCTGGCATTGCTCGGGCTGTGGTCGAGGGCCGGCTTCAGGTGGCCAAGGTGAGCCCCCGGGCCAGGGAGCGTGGGCGCCAGGTCATCTGTGTTTACACGGATGACTTCACGGACCGCTTGGGTGTACTGGAGGCGGATGCGGCCATCCGCGCAGCGGGCATTAAGTGCCTGCTCACCTACAAGCCTGACGTCTACACCTACCTGGGCATCTATCGGGCCAACCGTTGGCACCTGTGCCCCACTCTCTATGAGAGTCGTTTCCAGCTGGGGGGCGGTGCCCGTGGCTCCCGTGTGCTGGACCGCGCCAACAATGTGGAACTGACCTAG
- the DRAP1 gene encoding dr1-associated corepressor isoform X1 has product MPSKKKKYNARFPPARIKKIMQTDEEIGKVAAAVPVIISRALELFLESLLKKACQVTQSRNAKTMTTSHLKQCIELEQQFDFLKDLVASVPDMQGDGEDNHMDGDKGPRRWTVPSRRGRKPGSGGRKNGGMGSKGKDKKLSGTDSEQEDESDDTDTDGEEETSQAPPQASQPPAHFQSPPTPFMPFTSSLPLPPAPPGPSAPDAEDEEDYDS; this is encoded by the exons ATGCCGAGCAAGAAGAAGAAGTATAACGCGCGGTTCCCGCCG GCGCGGATCAAGAAGATCATGCAAACTGACGAAGAGATTGGGAAGGTGGCGGCGGCTGTGCCTGTCATCATCT CCCGGGCGCTTGAGCTCTTCCTGGAGTCGCTGTTGAAGAAGGCCTGCCAGGTGACCCAGTCCCGAAACGCCAAGACCATGACCACATCCCACCT gaagcagTGCATTGAGCTGGAGCAGCAGTTTGACTTCTTGAAGGACCTGGTGGCCTCGGTGCCCGACATGCAGGGAGACGGGGAAGACAACCACATGGATGGGGACAAGGGTCCCCGCAG ATGGACTGTGCCTTCCCGAAGGGGCCGGAAGCCAGGCAGCGGTGGCCGGAAGAATGGTGGGATGGGAAGCAAAGGCAAGGACAAGAAGCTGTCGGGGACGGACTCGGAGCAGGAG GATGAGTCTGACGACACCGACACTGATGGGGAAGAGGAGACGTCACAGGCTCCACCACAGGCCAGCCAACCCCCTGCCCACTTTCAGAG CCCCCCGACACCCTTCATGCCCTTCACCTCGAGTCTGCCTCTGCCCCCGGCCCCCCCGGGCCCCTCAGCACCTGACGCAGAGGATGAAGAAGACTATGACTCCTAG